Genomic window (Flavobacterium oreochromis):
CTGAAAAAGTAGTTAGAAATTCCCATATACCTGTTTTAGTAATCAAAGAAGATGATCCAAATTTCAAAGTAAATCATTTCATATTTGCGTCAGATTTTTCAGATGAAATCAAAAAACCTTTTGAAAATGTGGTTCGTTTTGCAAACGAATTTGAGGCAACCTTACACCTTGTAAATATTAATACACCTAACAACTTTCGCTCTACACAAAATGCACGAAAACTGATGAGCGATTTTGTTAGCGGATTCAAAATTAACAAATATGAAACTCACATATACAACGATGTTAATGTGGAAGCTGGTATATTAAACATTGCTAACGATTTAAATGCAGATTTATTAGGGATGTGCACACATGGAAGAAAAGGTTTAGCTCATTTTTTAAATGGCAGCATCAGTGAAAGCCTAGTAAATCACGCAAAAAAACCAGTTATAACCTTTAAAATATAAGATTATCAAGAGGCTGTCCTAAAAGTAAAAAATCAACACACAGTTTGTCACTCCGACGGAAGTAGGAGTCTCATAATCAATACTATGTAACTTCTCCCTTTGGTCGAAATGAACAAGATTGCGGACTTTTAGGACAGCCTCTTCCATCTTGAACTTATCTAGCTCTTGTATCTAATACACAAAAATTTTAAAACAAAAGAATAAACGATACAACTAATATTTGCAAGACCGAAATCGAAGACTAAAAAAATTCAGCTAAATTACCTTTCTATTTTAGATTATAACACATGCTCTTCTTTTTACACCAAATAACACCCCATTAAACATGCAAATAATTTGAGTATATACCTCATAAATCCCCTAACGCTTCTTGACATTTGAACTAGAATTCACAGCATCATGTTAACTCATCCAAAAAATCCTTTCGGTTTTATTTATCCCTACACAGGCAATAGTTACAAATTATAAGAAGGAAAGATCCTTTATTGTTAGCTTAAATTCAACACTAAACAATTCTAAAACAAGACATCTATAGTTTCTGTTTTCTAAAATCCAACCAAACAACAACATCTTTCAAAACGTTATATCCATAAACCTGAAGAATAAAATACAATCATTACTAAAAAATTTGTAAGTTTGAAACTCTTTAATCCTACTATATGCAAGAATTTTGGTTATATTTTGAAATTGGTTTAAAACACGTATTGAATATCAATGCTTATGACCATATACTATTCCTTATTGGAATGACCATCCCTTATTCTTTTAATGACTGGAAAAAATGGCTAACACTTGTAAGCTTATTTACGCTAGGACATTCTATTTCATTAATACTTTCTGTATTTGGCATTATATATATTAAAGAGAATTTAGTTGAATTTTTAATCCCCATTACAATCTTAATTGTAGCGCTTTTCAATCTCTTTACAGCTGGAAAAAGTTCAAAAAAGGAAAGCATAACATTAATAGCTATTGTAACTCTACTATTTGGAATAATACATGGTCTAGGTTTTTCAAATTATTTCAAAACCTTATTACCTGGAAATAAATCTGACAAAATACTACCTCTTGCTGAATTTGCACTTGGGATTGAAAGTGCGCAAATAATTGTCGTATTTGTAGTACTAATAATTTCCTTTATAATTCAATCTGTTTTTCGTTTCTCAAAAAGAGATTGGACCTTAGTTATGTCTTCTTTCATAATAGGAGTTGTAACACCACTAATCATACAAAGTCCTATTTGGCACAGATAAAATGGAAGAAAAACTTAGTAAATATGACACTGCTTACCTACGCTTAGCTAGAGAGTGGAGTAAACTTTCCTACTGCAAAAGAAAACAAGTAGGAGCAATTATAGTAAGAGATAGAATGATTATTTCAGATGGATACAATGGCACTCCTTCTGGGTTTGATAATTGTTGTGAAGACGAAAACAACTTAACACACTGGTATGTTCTTCATGCAGAAGCAAATGCAATATTAAAAGTTGCCAACTCAACTCAGTCGTGCAATGAAGCTACTCTTTATATCACACTTTCACCATGCAAAGAATGCTCTAAATTAATCCATCAAGCAGGCATAAGAAGAGTAGTATACCATGAGAAATATAAAGATGATTCAGGCTTAGTTTTCTTAGAAAAAGCAGGAGTAACAGTACAACAAATTATAAATTTAGATTCGTAATAAAAAAAAAGTAGTTGCAAAAAAACAACTACTAAATAATAAGATTCTTATTTTTTCTTCACCCCATCATGACTATGTGTTTCCACTCCTTGGTTCCATAAAACTAATATTTCAGTTGCTACTGCTGCCCCACTCCCAGCAGCTATTGCCAACTGACTTCTATGCCCTGAAAGTGTACCACAAACATATACTCCATCCTTCACTTTATAATCAATATTTTTCAATTGAATCCGTTTTTTTTCAGGAAGTGATTTCTGATGTGGCTCAACATATTCATTCAAGCCTTGAATATCAAATAAGTTAGAAGCGCCAACCCCAATAACAACTATTTTAGAATGAAAAACACTTTTATTAGTCATCACTTCAAAACCACCATCAACAGACTGTATTTTAAAAACTTTTTCATCTGGAATTTGCACAATATGCTCATAAGTATTTTTTAACTGATCTAGAGATTCAATTAACAAATCAGCTCCTAATTTACCAGCCGGCACTCCGTATGCGTTATAAAAAACAGCTTCTTGTAAAGAAGATATTTTTTGATGTGTAAGAATTCCTATTCTTTTACCTTTTACAAAATGTTTATTTTGAGCAGAACCTAAAATCATAGCACAGGACACTCCTGAAACTCCCCCTCCCACAATTAATACATCAAACATAATATTATGATTGATTTTTCAACTTATGTTCAATTGACTTTGAAAGATTAAAAATCAGCAAGATAACTATAGCGCACAATACTGCCAATATCCCTATTAATGCAACTAAACTATCTCCTTTAAATAAATCTTCAAGATTAAGCATTGTAACATTTACACCAATCAACACAACTCCCAATACTAAAATTATATAAGTAAAAATTTTCATTCTTTTCCTTTTTAAGAGACAAAATTACATTTTTTCAACCTAAACAAACAAGCCTTTAACATTAGCAGCAAATAATTTAACAGCTATTGCCAACAATACAACACCAAAAACTTTTCGTACTACCCCTAATCCTGTTGGTCCAAGCAACTCTTCTATTTTACCTGACAGCTTTAAAACAGCATACACAATTATTATATTAAACAAGATAGCCACTACTATATTGATTGACTGATACTCTGATCGTAAAGATAACAATGTTGTCATAGTACCAGCACCTGCAATTAATGGAAATGCTAACGGAACAATACTTGCCGTCTTAGGTTCTTCATCTTTATAAATACTAATCCCTAATATCATCTCCAATGCAAGAAAAAACAAAACAATAGCTCCCGCAACAGCAAAGGATTTAACATCTACACCTATAAATTTCAACATCCCTTCTCCCACAAAAAGAAACATAATCATAATCAAGCCTGAAACAAAACTAGCACGTTCAGCATGAATATGTCCTATTTTATTTCGTAAATCCACAATTATAGGAATTGACCCCATAATATCAATAACTGCAAATAAAACCATCCCTACAGTTAACACTTCTTTCCAATCAAAATTCATAACTTATACCATTTAACAAATATTTTCGAATATACTAATTTCAAACAATTAACAAAACTACAAACCTAATTATTGTTTCTTATTTGTAATTTTGCAGCACTCAAAACAAAATCACATGTTTCAAATTGGTAAAACAATCGTCTCAGAAGACATTTTAGAAAAAGAATTCGTATGCAATCTAACTGCTTGTAAAGGGGCTTGCTGTATTGATGGAGATTCTGGAGCTCCTCTATTAGAAGAAGAATTACCAATCTTAGAAGCTATTTATCCTAAAATAGAACACTTACTCAAACCAGAAGGGGTTGAAGCTATAAAAAACCAAGGCACATGGGTTAAAGACAAAGATAATGAACTAGGAACACCACTAATAGACAATAAAGACTGTGCCTATGTTATTTTTAAAGACGGAAATGCTTTATGTGGCATAGAAGAAGCCTACAATCAAGGTTTAATAGATTGGAAGAAACCTGTTTCTTGCCATCTTTACCCAATAAGGATAAAAGAATTTACAAGTTTTCAAGCGGTCAACTATGATCGTTGGGACATATGTTCTGAAGCTTGCTCTCTAGGAAAAGAACTCAAGGTACCTATCTATAAATTCGTAAAAGAAGCTTTAATAAGAAGATTTGGAGCTGAATGGTATGAAGAACTTGAAATCGTAGCACGCGAATACTACAAATAAACAAAAGACTCTACTAATAATTTTCTTTTAAGCTAGAAAAAAATCATCAACAATAAAGAGCTCAAAAAACACATTATATCACCCCAACAAAAAGCCTTTTTCATTCCTTAAAAAGCTAATCATTTACAAC
Coding sequences:
- a CDS encoding HupE/UreJ family protein; the encoded protein is MQEFWLYFEIGLKHVLNINAYDHILFLIGMTIPYSFNDWKKWLTLVSLFTLGHSISLILSVFGIIYIKENLVEFLIPITILIVALFNLFTAGKSSKKESITLIAIVTLLFGIIHGLGFSNYFKTLLPGNKSDKILPLAEFALGIESAQIIVVFVVLIISFIIQSVFRFSKRDWTLVMSSFIIGVVTPLIIQSPIWHR
- a CDS encoding DUF3109 family protein, with amino-acid sequence MFQIGKTIVSEDILEKEFVCNLTACKGACCIDGDSGAPLLEEELPILEAIYPKIEHLLKPEGVEAIKNQGTWVKDKDNELGTPLIDNKDCAYVIFKDGNALCGIEEAYNQGLIDWKKPVSCHLYPIRIKEFTSFQAVNYDRWDICSEACSLGKELKVPIYKFVKEALIRRFGAEWYEELEIVAREYYK
- a CDS encoding FAD-dependent oxidoreductase; this encodes MFDVLIVGGGVSGVSCAMILGSAQNKHFVKGKRIGILTHQKISSLQEAVFYNAYGVPAGKLGADLLIESLDQLKNTYEHIVQIPDEKVFKIQSVDGGFEVMTNKSVFHSKIVVIGVGASNLFDIQGLNEYVEPHQKSLPEKKRIQLKNIDYKVKDGVYVCGTLSGHRSQLAIAAGSGAAVATEILVLWNQGVETHSHDGVKKK
- a CDS encoding universal stress protein; this encodes MQKKHNAEICLAHLLELPNQGNDTVTHGHDIPEIIFFKNAITNRMDDLLDEEYLDGIETSKIIQIDHPFEGIIKTIQSNNFDLVIMGSHGASGIKEMFVGSNTEKVVRNSHIPVLVIKEDDPNFKVNHFIFASDFSDEIKKPFENVVRFANEFEATLHLVNINTPNNFRSTQNARKLMSDFVSGFKINKYETHIYNDVNVEAGILNIANDLNADLLGMCTHGRKGLAHFLNGSISESLVNHAKKPVITFKI
- a CDS encoding deoxycytidylate deaminase — translated: MEEKLSKYDTAYLRLAREWSKLSYCKRKQVGAIIVRDRMIISDGYNGTPSGFDNCCEDENNLTHWYVLHAEANAILKVANSTQSCNEATLYITLSPCKECSKLIHQAGIRRVVYHEKYKDDSGLVFLEKAGVTVQQIINLDS
- a CDS encoding MarC family protein, which gives rise to MNFDWKEVLTVGMVLFAVIDIMGSIPIIVDLRNKIGHIHAERASFVSGLIMIMFLFVGEGMLKFIGVDVKSFAVAGAIVLFFLALEMILGISIYKDEEPKTASIVPLAFPLIAGAGTMTTLLSLRSEYQSINIVVAILFNIIIVYAVLKLSGKIEELLGPTGLGVVRKVFGVVLLAIAVKLFAANVKGLFV